In the Nocardia asteroides genome, ACGGGCGGGACCGTGCCCGGGGTGCGGCCCGCTTCGATGAGCGCCTTGTCGAGGGTTTCGCGGTAGGCCGCGGCGGCGGCGCGGGTCGAAGAGTTGGTGAAGACCATGTCGGCGTGCGTGGCCGCGACCGCGATACCCGCGCCCGACCCGCCCGCCTGCGCGATGAGCGGGCGCTGCTGGCGGCTCGGCGCGATATTGAGCGGGCCGGTGACCTGGAAGTGCTCGCCGCGGTGGTCGATCGGCTCGGCGTGGAAGCGGAGGCGGCCGTCGGCGTCGGGGCGCAGGGAGCGGTTCTCCCAGAGGCCGCGCAGGACCTGGAGGAATTCGTCGGCACGGTGGTAGCGGGCCTCGCGGTCGAGGTGGCGGTCGAGGCTGTAGTTCAGGGCGAAGCGGTCGACCACCGAGGTGACGGCGTTGTAGCCGGCGCGGCCGTCCGAGGCCTGGTCGAGCGAGGCCAGCAGCCGGGCCAGGTTGTACGGGTCGTAGAAGGTGGTCGACGCGGTCGCGATCAGCCCGACGTGCCTGGTGTGCTGGGAGATCGCGGTCAGTGCGGTGATCGGCTCGGCGGGGCCGCCGTCGAAGGCGGGGGAGCCCTGCATTCCGGGGATGTCGCCGACGAAGAGCGCGGTGAACAGCCCCTCGTCGCCGAAGCGGCCGTACTCGAGCAGCCGCTCGAAGGCGCCGCGGTCGGGGATGCCACGGGCCTGCTCCGCCTTCTGTGCGCCCTGGTGCAGGTTGAGGTCGTTGGCCACCAGGTTCAGGTGCAGGTAGCGGCGTTGCGCCATGGGATGGGCTCCTGTCGTCGCCTCGGCGAGATCGGGACTTTTGTCAGTGGAGAATCATATTCTCCTCGCGGTTCCGGCGCCAGCGGCCGGTGTACACGTCCCAGGCTCCCCGGTTCGACGATTCGTGGCTCGTCGTCGAGTCCTGTTACGCTGCCCTGTTTTTCACTCGGAAGGGGAACGGAACATGATGAATCGCTCGGTCACGGTGGCGTGTGCGGGGGTCGTGCTCGCGGCGGGAGCGGTGCTGCTCGCGCCCGGAGCGCAGGCACAGGGCTCGCTCGGCTTCGATCCGGGGATCGGGGAGTGCGTGCGGCTCGGCGGCACCGTCGACGACGCCACCATCACCGGGGCGGCCTGCGGCAGCGCCGAGTCGAACTACGTGGTGATCGGCAAGGCCGCCACCAGCGACGGATGCATCGCCGACCGGGACAACTTCTACGCCGAGACCGTCGACGACGTGGAGGTCGGCGCGCTGTGCCTGGATGTCGACTGGGTCTACGGCGGGTGCCTGGACGTGGGCGGGGAGGATCCGCAGCGGATCGACTGCGGTGCGCCCGCTCGCGAGGGGATCCGGGTGCTGAACCGGGTCGACGGCACCGACGATGTCGCCGCGTGCGCGAGCGAGGTCGGGTACCGCTACACCGAGCGGCATTTCGTGGTCTGCGTCGAGGACCTCTGAGCCCGCCGATGAATCGGATCGCCGCCGTCCCCGGTGTAGGCCGATTTTCGGGGGGCGCGACGAGTTCGAACCGGCCCGACGCCCGGTGCCGGGTGAGCACCGGGCTGCCGGCGGACTACCGCGCGGCGAGCGCGTGCGTCACCAGTTCGCCCAGGATCTCGATCCCGTCGGTGGTCAGCACCGACTCCGGATGGAACTGCACCGAGGCGAAGCCGGGCCCGCGCAGCGCGTGCACCCCGCCGCTCTCCGAGGCGCTGCACTCCACCCACGGCGGCGGGGTGGCGGCGACGGCGGTGAAGCTGTTGTAGAACCCGGCGGTGGTGCGCCGCCCGAACAGGTCGATGCTGTGCTGGCTGCCCTGGTTCGGCGCGGTCAGCCGGACCAGCCGCAGCCCGAGCCGCGCGGCGAGGAGCTGGTGGCTCAGGCAGATGGCGAGCAGCGGGCGGCTCTCGCGCAGCCGGTGCCGCACGAGCGCGTCGATGCGCGCGATCCGCGGCTCCGCCGTTTCGGTGGGGTCGCCCGGGCCGGGGCCCATGACGAGCAGGTCGGCCGGGTCGGAGTCGGGCTGCTCGCTCCAGCGCCGGACCTGGACGGTCAGCCCGAGGTGGCGCAGCTGGTGCCCGAGCATGGCCGACCACTCGTCCTCGCAGTCGACGATGGTGGCGGTCACCGGCTCGACGCCCGCCTGCGGGGCGAGGGCCGGCTGCCGATCGAGCCAGAACTGGGCCAGCGACCCGTTGCGCGCGGCCAGCGCCCTGCGGATCTCGGCGTGCTCGAGCAGCGAGGTGCGCCCGATGGCGGGCCGGTGCCCGGGGAGCGCGCCGAGCGCCTGCAGCACGCCGGCGAGCTTGGCGTGCGTCTCGGCGACCTCGGTGACCGGGTCGGAGGCGCGCACGAGGGTGGCGCCGACGGAGGCTTTCACGGTGCCGTCGGCGTGCAGCTCGCAGGTGCGGATGAGGATCGGGGCGTCCAGGGTCTGGCCGTGGTCGTCGCGGCCGAGCAGGGCGAGCACGCCGGAGTAGTAGCCGCGGCCGCTGTCCTCGTAGCGGTGGATGACGCGGGCGGCGTTCTCGATCGGCGAGCCGGAGACGGTCGGGGCGAACATGGTGGCGCGCAGGATGTCCCGGACGTCGCGGGTGCTCTCGCCGCGCAGCAGGTACTCGGTGTGGGTGAGGTTGCCCATCTGCTTGAGCGAGGGGCCGATGACCTGGCCGCCGCGATCGCAGACGGCGGCCATCATCTTCAGCTCCTCGTCGACGACCATGAACAGCTCGTCGGTCTCCTTGCGGTCGCCGAGGAAGTCGAGGATGGCGGCGGGGTCGGGGGCGGTGCCCGGGTGGCGGAAGGTGCCGCTGATCGGATTCATGAGCACCGTGCCCGCCTCGGCGGAGACGTGCCGCTCCGGGGTGGCGCCGACCAGCGCGAGCTCGGGCGTGACGAAGGCGAAGGTCCAGTAGGCGCCGACCTCGTGGCGCAGCAGCCGCCGCAGCAGCACCAGCGCGCTGCGGACGTGGTCGCCGCCGATCCGGCCGCGGAAGTCGCGCCGGATGACGAAGTTGGCGCCGGCGCCGTGCGCGATCTCGTCGGTCACGATCTGCTTGACGATCTGCGCGTAATCGCTGTCGCTGGAGGTGAATCCGCCGCCGCGCAGCCCGGGGCTGCCCGCGGGCAGCAGGTGCACGGCCTCGCTGACCGCGGCGGTGCCGCGCTGCTCGATCAGCAGGCAGGTCAGCGCCGCGGCGTCGTCGTGGCAGGCGAAGCCGCGCTCGGTGATCTGCCGGTAGGGGATGGCGGCGAGGACGGCGGGGCCGTCCGCGTCGCCGGGCAGCGGGATGTCGGCGATGGTGGCGACCTGCCGCGCCCGGCCGGTCAGCACGTCGAGCGTGCTGCCGTCGCGGCAGAGCAGGGCGAAACAGTCGTGTTGTCCTTCGAGGACCTCGATCAACAGCTCGGACACCGGGAACCTTTCGTTACGCCTGCCCGAACGGGACCCCTGCTCGGCGAGGCGCGTCCCGATCGGGAAAGGCAGCCTCTGAGCGGAGAATTCGCACGCTGACAGTGGCGCCTACAGGCGCCACTGCCACACGTGCCGGGTGATCATGAACGGAGACCCTACAACACCCGGGGGATGGTGTCCGCGCACGCGCTCATCCGCTGCGCGCCAGCGTCTTCCTCGCCTTGTCGAGCAGCGCGTCCAGGCCGATCTCGAAGATGTGGTCCTGGATGAGGGTCAGGCGATAGCCCTCCTCGAGCAGTCCGGCCAGGTTCGGCATGGACTCCCGGTCGACGGGCGGCCCGGCCGAGGTGTCGCGGGTCGCCGCGGCGAGCCCCTCCCTGCGCTCCAGCATGGCGAAACCACAGCTGTGCATGGACATCGAATAATAGGTGTCGAGCGCGTCTTTCCGGGTGAAACCGGCCTGCACCAGAGTCCCGACAATTGTTTCGAGCCGCTGATAGGTGACGCGGCCGACATTGCCGTTGCCGTCGTAGACGCCGTGCGCGGTCGGCATGATGAGCAGATCGCAGAGCACCGGATTGTCCCGGAAAAGGGCGCGCATCTGTAGGAAATGATGGCGCAGGCGTTCGTGCCAGGCACCGTCGCCGGTGAAGGGGAGCGCTATCTCGTAGTGTTCGAGCGCGCGGTCCCGCATGGCCTCCAGCAGCTGCTCCTTGCTGCGGAAATACCAGTAGAGGCTGGTGACGCCGGAATCGAGCCGGCGGGCAAGGGCGGGCATGGAGAGTTTCTCCACGGATATCTCGGCTGCCAACCCGTAAGCGGCTTCGACGATTTCTTCGGCCGTGATCGAACCGCGCTCACGGCGTTGGCGCCGCGGTGTCCGCGTCGCGGTTTCGTTTCGCGCCACAGCCGTCCCTTCCGGTCATCGTCACAATCGGCGGAGTCTAGCAGGCCCGTGAATGCGGGCTTTATCGCGAATTGCCGGTTGTCGCCGACGGTGTGATACGGGTCGCACAAAGACAGTTTCGGTCATGAATCGGCTTGGCTAGCCTGCACGTCCCCCTGGGTGTCGAAGTGGCCTCCGTGCCTGCGCCGCCCGCATATAGTAACACCTTACGGTAGGCGGCAGAAGCTGTGGAAAGTGCTGGTGTGAGCATTTTTCCGGCATCGGCCATTGACACCGCGCCCACCTCGAGCGAGACTCGGAATGCGTTATCGAAAGACCTTACGGATACCCCTTACTATTGGGACCGACGCAGTGGTGGCAGTCACATCACCGCATCGGACAGCAGAGCGGGACAGCATGGCAGCAGGCACCAGACCACTCACCGGAATCCGCGTCCTGGAAGTGGCGATGTACGGGTTCGTCCCCTCGGCGGGCGCGGTGCTCGCCGACTGGGGCGCGGACGTGATCAAGGTCGAGCACGCCGTGACCGGCGATCCGCAGCGCGGGCTGCGGCAGATCGGCACGTTCGTCGTCGATGGCGACCCGAACCCCAATATCGAGCACGCCAATCGCGGCAAACGCAGCATCGGCATCGACATGGCGCAGCCGGAGGGCCGCGAGATCGTGCACGCGCTGGCCGAGACCGCCGACGTCTTCCTGACCAGCTTCCTGCCCGCGCACCGTACCCGCTTCGGCATCGACGTCGACGACATCCGCGCGGTCAACCCGTCGATCATCTATGCCAGGGGCAGCGGGCTCGGCCCGCGCGGCGCCGAGTCGGGCAAGGGCGGGTACGACATGACCGCCTTCTGGTGCCGCGGCGGCGTCGCCGCCACCATCACCCCCTCCGACGTGCCGGGAATGGTCACCCCGCCACCGGCGCTCGGCGACACGATCTCCGGCACCAACCTCGCGGGCGGCATCGCCGCCGCGCTGGTCCGGCGCGGGCTCACCGGGGAGCCGTCGGTCGTCGACGTGTCGCTGCTGTCCAGCGCGCTGTGGTCGATGGGGCACGCGATCGCGCTCTCGGCGTACGCGGGCGAGCCCATGGTGGCCGGGCCGAGCGGCGCGCACGGCGCCCCGGCCAACCCGCTGGTCGGGCTGTACGGCACCGCCGACGGCAGGTACCTGTCGTTCGTGATGATGCAGCCCGCCAAGTTCTGGGCCGACGTCTGCGCGCACATCGACCGGCCGGAACTCGCGGCCGACCCGCGCTTCGCCACCGCGGCGTCGATCGCCGAGCACACCGTCGACGCGGTCGCGATCCTGCGCGCGGCGATCGGCGCGAGGACGCTGGCGGAGTGGACCGAGAAGCTGGCGACGCTGGCCGGACCGTGGGCGCCGGTGCAGGACTCGCACCAGGTCCTCGCCGACCCGCAGGTGGTCGCGAACGAGTACATCCGCACCGCGGGCGAGCTGCGGCTGGTCGCCAGCCCGGTCCAATTCGACGTCGGCGCACCGGCATTGACCCCCGGCCCCGAATTCGCCGCGCAGACCGACGAGATCCTCGGCGAGCTCGGCCTGGACTGGGACCGCATCATCGCGCTCAAAACCGCCGGTGCGGTCACGTAGAGATAGGCAGGACCATGACACAGGCGACGACAACGCCGCGGGTGCCGAGCACCGAGCAGGTACCGGTTCGCGTGGTGGATTCCGATGTGCACCCGGTGCCGCGCGCCGGGCAGATCCTGGAATACCTCCCGGAGCCGTACCGGAGCAAGATCGTCTCGCACAAGGTGGGGAACACGATCTTCTACGACGCCCCCGATTACGCGCACGCCTTCGCCATGCGGGTCGACGCGTTTCCCGAGGACGGCGGATTCCCCGGCAGCGACCCGGAACTCGCCTTCCGGCAACTGATCATGGAAGCCGGGTCGGATATCGGCATCCTCGAGCCGTCGGCCAAGGCCGAGCGGCTGCCGGAATGGTCGCAGGCGCAGAGCGTCGCGCACAACAGGTGGCTGGCGAACCACTGGCTGGACAGCCGGAACAACTGGCACCAGCGGTGGCGCGGCTCGATCTGCGTCGCGGTGGAGGACCCCGACGGCGCGGTCAGGGAGATCGAGAACTGGGCCGGGCACCCGTACATGGCGCAGATCCTGATCAAGGCCGAGCCGCGCCCGGCCTGGGGCGACCCGCGCTACGGGCCGATCTGGGCCGCCGCGGTGAAGCACGGGCTCCCGGTCAGCTGCCACCTGTCGCGCGGCTACGCCGAGACCCTGCCCACCCCGCCGGTGGGGCTGCCCTCCTACAACCACGACTTCATGGTCAGCTACTCGCTGCTCGCGGCGAACCAGGTCATGAGCCTGATCTTCGACGGCGTCTTCGACCGGTTCCCCGAGCTGCGCATCGTCCTGGTCGAGCACGCCTTCACCTGGATCCTGCCGCTGATGTGGCGGATGGACGCGATGTACGAGGCGCGCGGGCCGTGGATGGAGATCACCCGCAAGCCGTCGGAGTACGTCAAGGAGCACATCCGCTTCACCACCCAGCCGCTGGACTACCCGGAGGACAAGACCGAGCTGATCCGGGCGTTCGAGTGGATGGAGTGCGCGAAGATCCTGCTCTTCTCCTCGGACTACCCGCACTGGACCTTCGACGACCCGCGCTGGCTGGTCAAGCACCTGCCCGCGCACGCCCGCGAAGCGATCATGTTTCGCAACGGAATTCAGACCTATCACCTGCCCGAGTCGGTCCCGGCGCTGCCGGGGCAGGCGAGGGCGTGGTGACGGGGCTGCGGAAAACAGAGGAAACGACAATGAGACGCGTTGCGGGCAAAGTCGCCTTCGTCACCGGAGCCGCACGGGGGCAGGGCCGCAGCCACGCGCTCCGGCTGGCCGAAGAGGGCGCCGACATCATCGCGGTGGATATCTGCCGCGATATCGAGTCCATCGGATATCCGATGGCCACGCAGGCCGATCTGGACGAGACCGTCGCGCTTGTGGAGAAGACCGGCCGCCGGATCTCCGCCGAGCGCGCCGATGTGCGCGACGTGGCCGGATTGCGCGCCGCGCTGGCGCGGGGCGTCGCCGAATTCGGCAGGCTGGATATCGTCGTCGCGCAGGCCGGCATCGCCGGGATGACCGGGAATCCGCCGTGGCAGGCGTGGTCGGATGTCATCGACACCAATCTGATCGGCGTCATCAATACGATCCAGGTCGCGCTGCCGCACCTGGACGACGGCGCCTCGATCATCGCCACCGGCTCGATGGCCGCGCTGATGGACGTCGCCAAGACCGACAACCCCGGCCAGGACCCGGGCGGCGCCGCCTACCTCGTCGCCAAGCGCGGGTTGTCCGAGTACGTGCACGCCATCGCCACGGAGCTGGCGGCCCGGAAGATCCGCGCGAATGTCGTGCACCCCACGAACTGCGACACCGACATGCTGCAGAGCGACGTGATGTACCGGACCTTCCGCCCCG is a window encoding:
- a CDS encoding NtaA/DmoA family FMN-dependent monooxygenase (This protein belongs to a clade of FMN-dependent monooxygenases, within a broader family of flavin-dependent oxidoreductases, the luciferase-like monooxygenase (LMM) family, some of whose members use coenzyme F420 rather than FMN.), which gives rise to MAQRRYLHLNLVANDLNLHQGAQKAEQARGIPDRGAFERLLEYGRFGDEGLFTALFVGDIPGMQGSPAFDGGPAEPITALTAISQHTRHVGLIATASTTFYDPYNLARLLASLDQASDGRAGYNAVTSVVDRFALNYSLDRHLDREARYHRADEFLQVLRGLWENRSLRPDADGRLRFHAEPIDHRGEHFQVTGPLNIAPSRQQRPLIAQAGGSGAGIAVAATHADMVFTNSSTRAAAAAYRETLDKALIEAGRTPGTVPPVPGLIPYLGRTTAEAEEKLRELDSHVDLAAMAPFALGQFGLDIPLGDVGEPFPAHLLPRPDEVEATIKSTFGNYVAIYTFVQERPGVTVGEVVAQAVGRGGATHRKFVGSYDELADDFAAWHEDGSVGGFNLMFAAGAGAIREFIDEVVPRLIDRGIYRGTPFDIPLRERF
- the lppU gene encoding LppU family putative lipoprotein is translated as MMNRSVTVACAGVVLAAGAVLLAPGAQAQGSLGFDPGIGECVRLGGTVDDATITGAACGSAESNYVVIGKAATSDGCIADRDNFYAETVDDVEVGALCLDVDWVYGGCLDVGGEDPQRIDCGAPAREGIRVLNRVDGTDDVAACASEVGYRYTERHFVVCVEDL
- a CDS encoding anthranilate synthase family protein, with product MSELLIEVLEGQHDCFALLCRDGSTLDVLTGRARQVATIADIPLPGDADGPAVLAAIPYRQITERGFACHDDAAALTCLLIEQRGTAAVSEAVHLLPAGSPGLRGGGFTSSDSDYAQIVKQIVTDEIAHGAGANFVIRRDFRGRIGGDHVRSALVLLRRLLRHEVGAYWTFAFVTPELALVGATPERHVSAEAGTVLMNPISGTFRHPGTAPDPAAILDFLGDRKETDELFMVVDEELKMMAAVCDRGGQVIGPSLKQMGNLTHTEYLLRGESTRDVRDILRATMFAPTVSGSPIENAARVIHRYEDSGRGYYSGVLALLGRDDHGQTLDAPILIRTCELHADGTVKASVGATLVRASDPVTEVAETHAKLAGVLQALGALPGHRPAIGRTSLLEHAEIRRALAARNGSLAQFWLDRQPALAPQAGVEPVTATIVDCEDEWSAMLGHQLRHLGLTVQVRRWSEQPDSDPADLLVMGPGPGDPTETAEPRIARIDALVRHRLRESRPLLAICLSHQLLAARLGLRLVRLTAPNQGSQHSIDLFGRRTTAGFYNSFTAVAATPPPWVECSASESGGVHALRGPGFASVQFHPESVLTTDGIEILGELVTHALAAR
- a CDS encoding TetR/AcrR family transcriptional regulator, giving the protein MARNETATRTPRRQRRERGSITAEEIVEAAYGLAAEISVEKLSMPALARRLDSGVTSLYWYFRSKEQLLEAMRDRALEHYEIALPFTGDGAWHERLRHHFLQMRALFRDNPVLCDLLIMPTAHGVYDGNGNVGRVTYQRLETIVGTLVQAGFTRKDALDTYYSMSMHSCGFAMLERREGLAAATRDTSAGPPVDRESMPNLAGLLEEGYRLTLIQDHIFEIGLDALLDKARKTLARSG
- a CDS encoding CaiB/BaiF CoA transferase family protein — protein: MAAGTRPLTGIRVLEVAMYGFVPSAGAVLADWGADVIKVEHAVTGDPQRGLRQIGTFVVDGDPNPNIEHANRGKRSIGIDMAQPEGREIVHALAETADVFLTSFLPAHRTRFGIDVDDIRAVNPSIIYARGSGLGPRGAESGKGGYDMTAFWCRGGVAATITPSDVPGMVTPPPALGDTISGTNLAGGIAAALVRRGLTGEPSVVDVSLLSSALWSMGHAIALSAYAGEPMVAGPSGAHGAPANPLVGLYGTADGRYLSFVMMQPAKFWADVCAHIDRPELAADPRFATAASIAEHTVDAVAILRAAIGARTLAEWTEKLATLAGPWAPVQDSHQVLADPQVVANEYIRTAGELRLVASPVQFDVGAPALTPGPEFAAQTDEILGELGLDWDRIIALKTAGAVT
- a CDS encoding amidohydrolase family protein; this translates as MTQATTTPRVPSTEQVPVRVVDSDVHPVPRAGQILEYLPEPYRSKIVSHKVGNTIFYDAPDYAHAFAMRVDAFPEDGGFPGSDPELAFRQLIMEAGSDIGILEPSAKAERLPEWSQAQSVAHNRWLANHWLDSRNNWHQRWRGSICVAVEDPDGAVREIENWAGHPYMAQILIKAEPRPAWGDPRYGPIWAAAVKHGLPVSCHLSRGYAETLPTPPVGLPSYNHDFMVSYSLLAANQVMSLIFDGVFDRFPELRIVLVEHAFTWILPLMWRMDAMYEARGPWMEITRKPSEYVKEHIRFTTQPLDYPEDKTELIRAFEWMECAKILLFSSDYPHWTFDDPRWLVKHLPAHAREAIMFRNGIQTYHLPESVPALPGQARAW
- a CDS encoding mycofactocin-coupled SDR family oxidoreductase, with product MRRVAGKVAFVTGAARGQGRSHALRLAEEGADIIAVDICRDIESIGYPMATQADLDETVALVEKTGRRISAERADVRDVAGLRAALARGVAEFGRLDIVVAQAGIAGMTGNPPWQAWSDVIDTNLIGVINTIQVALPHLDDGASIIATGSMAALMDVAKTDNPGQDPGGAAYLVAKRGLSEYVHAIATELAARKIRANVVHPTNCDTDMLQSDVMYRTFRPDLPNPGRADAEPVFYVQQAMPVPFVDPLDISNTVLFLASDESRYVTGMQMRVDAGGYLKWYDYHI